The sequence CTCAATCTTTTACATACCTTTATCCTTTGTTGTAGGAGCTATGAGTTTTTTCTAGAAAAGTTTACAAGAAAAATAGTCAAGCAAAGAAATTAAAAATCCTTATATAAAttctatttcaaaataaaaattggcTAAAAGAGCTTGTCATTAAGCAAAATTTTGTTTTGAGACAAGTTTTTTAACATTCTTTTGAAGAATTTCTTTTACAAACTTGCAATCTGAGCGGAGAAGAAATTTCTTATTCAAAAGATCACTTTGATTTTGATCATGCATGTTACTATCGCGAGAACTAATTCTTTATTAATAGTAGAGTAATTTTATTGAATATCGTTCCAGGTAGTATTGATTCTTTGCTTGGGATcgtttttaattcatttattagCAAAATAACCTGGTTTATTGCATTTGAAACATTTGTAATGAattttgaggtttaggttttgcAATAAGGGCATCCATAATATTTCTTTAAAGTTTTTTTCCCAATATAGTTTAtgcaaatttttctttatttGTATGAGTCGTTTAGAAGAATTGATAATTGGATCATATCTAAATTAATAGCAAAAGTCACCGGGCTCTTTTTTGCTTATTGATTGTTTGCTTTGGAGTTAAGATTTGAATTGAAGGTTCGTACAAATATTAAAATCAGTTTGTACAAATATTAAAACCAATTTGATTAATGACTTAGATCAATTCACCATAGGTGTCCGAATTGTAATTAAGAATACTATTATTTTAATTACGAATGTTGTGAGTTTTGACTTTTTCGACAAATAAAGGAAAAAGGCCAGACATAATTTTTTGTTTATAGAATAAGTTCCCAGTGTCCATCCATATTAAaaacataccctaaaatgagccgtcaaaatgattggacggtgtggatttaatgcaCATATATCACTGTCAGCCCCATAGTTAGGGGTACCACCCACCTCCGTCAATCCGGGATCCACCGAAGGTGCACCCCtttagctaggggtgtacatcgagttgaactgagttgagctggccttagctcgactcgactcggccactagctgacctcagctcgaattcaactcggctcggtcctcaagcctgactgaccagctcggctcggtttgatcAACGGCTCGGaccagtttgagccaagatcaagctgagttcgccattgcagcattttcacaaacacttggactgcaccttcaaaatctcattgtatttgagacagcagcaatggttttatagggattttatcaaataccttctaagcaacataaaaaacaagaaaaagagagagtgttggtttcatatacataccttccttgccaccagccacacttatttgagtcatttcatcaaacacttggtaagcaacatcagtatcaaagtaatcgagtcaccgaactgtttcgatccgagttcgattcgagctgggttccaTCGGAggtgagtcgagctggggccagctcgaactcagccccGAACCGAGctgtttcaagtcgagtcgagccaactaaccgagctagctcggttcgtgtacacctcgaCCTTTAGCAAACAGCCAAACACCCGGAAACCCACCAAAACgggcacggattagctactgacaggttgagtagccaaagtgctactaaagtgacgtcaccaagttctgtgggtcctaccctggcgtatgtgttgtatccacactgtccatccatttggagatatcattttagggcatgagtcaaagaacGAGTTAGATACAAAGCTATACTGGATCACTGcagaaaacagtagagagagtaacatccaccgttgaaaccttcctaaggtcaaccgtgatgtttatttgagatccaatccgttcataagttaaaaaatacattaaaaaagggaaaacacaaatatcaacttgatcgaaaacttttgtgacccttagaattttttaacggtgggcttcACTCTCTCCACTAGAGGTGGGTATcttggacccgatccggtggatctgacccgactcggtaccgttccaaACAAAACTGGCGGGTGAGATCGACCTGATCGAGTCTGGCCACCGAGATCCATTCATCTTTCGGGTCGGGTGCAGATAGAGGTCTATCCGGACCAATCCAACCTGGATACCCGAAccgaacagacccgacccggCGGGTACTATAAATAGTCGTTTTGATTTTTTACCCTAACccttcccctcttttcttaccaaGTTACCCTACCCAACCATGCCTctgcttttcttcttcctctcggACCTCTCCACTCTCCATCTCTagatcttcttcctcttttcttacccACAGCGAAGCAGACTCCGCCAATCCTAGCTACCGCGACCGCTTCATCCTCCGCAATTCCAATGATGCCATGGGCCTTCCTGGCCTCCTCTTCCTCCCCCAAGCCTTTGggtcccacctctctctctctctctctctctctctctctctctctctctctctctctctctctcttcacgtgagctttcattatgtcacgTGATCTGTTGTTCTCCTCTTGCAGGGCCATATACCTGGGGGAGACCTTCTGCAGCTATATCAGCATCAACAACAGCTCGAATTCCGAAGCACGAGATGTCGTCATCAAGGTATCACATCATCCCCAGTTTGGACTTTCcgcacttttcttttctttttttgaaattttgtaagagGTTCTGAAAGAATTTGGGTTTTCAGGATCGAATCCGCTTAAATTTCactgtaaagttttttttttaattattattgggAATTATTTTCACAAAATGCTCTGCCAGTCACCACTCGAAAAACTAGGCCGACGCTCCATTTCAGCTGGGGCCTACCTTACTGTTGACTTGGATTGGTTTACATGTTATCAATGGGTTTCACAATGAGCTATGGGGCCAAACATGTGTCTGAATTTTAGGCTGCTTGTTGCTAGTTTTGAGTGCTAAATGCTAAAGCTTGGGATGGTTGTTGCCAGTTTTGGGGCTAAATGTTAGAGCTTGGGTTGCTTATTGCTAGTTTTGAGGGCTAAATGTCAGATAGGTGCGTGAATCATTTACCCGCACCCAAACAACCATttaggaatttatttatttattttaataaaacAGGTTCTTGAAAATGTTTTCTACAAAAAAGTAAACTCTCTGTCACTAGAAAGtgtcattttcttgaaaaaaatcGATCCGAACGTGGGCCAATTCaatccgactcagttttcctgaccgagCCGAACTCGGATCGGTCCAGGTCAGTATGGTttaggatcggatcgagtcagaggacctggacttggtcccggatcagaccaagttcaggtcaggccatgcagaactcggaccgagtcaagttgggcccaatccgatcgGACTgggtctgatgcccagctctactctccactggtttctttggtggggtccattggagcttttaaTCTGACTCATTCTgtggctcatgccctaagatagtgacgtcacttcggcaGCGAGTTTCGCTACTCAACCTTTCAGTAGCTAATCGGGGTCCCACCAAAACAGGCTTGGGATCCACCCACGCGGGCGGATCCCTGCCTGTGGGGCTCACCTCGATGTATTTTActtaaatccataccgttcatccattttgaaaactcattctagggcaggattctaaaaataaaacagatctaaatcCCAGtttaccacaccataagaaacagtggctgtttaccattaaaaacttcttgtgggttacaaaagtttgggatgaagcttatatttgtatgatCCCTTTCTCAAGttctttgtgaacttatcaacaggttggatggaaaagaaaaaataaaaaaattccagtaTCCCCAAGAAGTTCTTAGTGGTgggtatttaatcaccactgcttactgtggtgtggtccacgatggatttggatcttcttaattttgtGATTACCcaataaaatgagttttcaaaacggatgaacggcgtggatgtgagtaacatacatcaaggtaggccccacagtgagggaTCCAACCACCTCGGTTGGTCCGGGGATCCACTGAAGCACACCAAAACCTCCGCACGATTGCGGACGTGAAGATCTAAAACTCCAAACCCTCGAAATCCTCACCGTTTCAAAGAATCCCCTGGATACCCCGCCTTAGAAAACGTCACTCTCTAAAACGCCCACCAACCGTTCGATTAAGTTCCCCAACGAAACCGAACCCCAGAGAATGCCTATGGACTCGTGCTTCTCGGCCCCGTCCGAAGACGAGATGGGCAGCGTGCGGACGCTGGTGGGAGTGAAGCAAGTGAAGCAGGGCATGCCCGAGACGGATTGGGACGAGAGCATGCCGCTGCCGGGCGATATCATCGAAGGCGTGGCTGAAGAGGACGGCGAGGATCGGTTCGTGCCAGCGAAGGTGCGGTCAGAGCTGAGGTCGCAGCTGGCGAAGCTGAACAGGCAGGTGGAAGTTGTATGGGTGAAGGTGAGGAGAGGTGGTGGGACCCTCAAGCTGCGGGTCCGGGTGGTCCCGGATGGATGCGCTAAGCTGCAGCGTCGGTTCACCATACGAGCCCTCTCAGATGATCGCCACGTGGCTGTGCTGGGGGACTTGACATTGGAGCAGTGTGTTGAGCTGCAAGGTAGGTGCGGCGCCTTTCTTTTTCAGACAATCCAGACCCTTAGTCTATAGGATCCTAGAGTTCCCAAACCCGGGATAATCGGGTTCGGGTCCTTTCGGAGACAGTTTTCACTTTTGAGGACCTGGATCAATATCCAATGggcggacgtggattgcgtcctacgggCATGAGCTTTGAGTGGCAACCGTGATgaatggatcttatccacaccgtccatctattttttcgtatcattttagaatacaaacttaaaaattaggcagatccaacgcttaagtggaccacaccacaggaagtagcggtgataatgattctcaccgttgaaacttttttacgGCCcagcgtaatgtttatttgccatccaacatattcataaatttacatagacatggatgaagagaaaacacatatatcagctccatccaaaacttctatggctcccgaagaagttttcaacggtaagaatttaatctccattgtgtagtccacttaagcttggatccgcctcgtttttgggcttctttcctaaaatgatacgaaaatatggatggacggtgtggataagatccatacaacacggtggccactcaaagcttctgcccgttcccagctggagacgtgcagtggtaggacgcaatccgcaccCAATCGGGTTTGGGTACTCGTCGGGTCATAAGATCctgataaaaataataaatgaacGGTCGGATTTACATATGATCATGCAGAGATGAGCAGGAAGGTGGTGAATGTGGACCGTGGGGGCTTCCCCAAGAAGGGAGTGAAATATGATTGGAAGAAGAAGGTGGGGACCTACCTACCTGACCCTCAATGCAGTGTAATCAGCTCCATCCTTTTCATGCCATTCCCATCCGAATACGGCATCGAGCCAACCACCAGGCGATCGATGGCCTGGCTTTCAGCAGCCGTCTCTTCGGGTGTCCCACTCATCTTCGTCAACATCCAGACCGACCAGATCGTTACCTCAGTAtgtctctttcatctctctctttcgTACACGTGTGATGTATCCGGACCATACAGAAGATGGTCTGATTCTCAAAGATTACCacgatcaaacaatcctaaccctcCGAAACGAATATATTTTCTGTGGGTGGAATGATCACATGATTTAGTTTAAGCTGCGTGGGGCCGATCGTGATATGTGAGTTTCATCCAGTCCGTCCGTTTGATGTACTTGGCATTAcacaatttaggtgggccacaaaaaaagtGAATATATAGTTTTTAGGCGTACTGTGACCTGACTAAAGGTGTACATCTAGTCGAACAGagttgagctagcctcagctcgactcggctcggtcatTGGCTGACCACAGCTCaagctcagctcagctcggctcagtccttgagcctgactggccagctcggcttagtTCAGATAGCAGCCCGGGTCAAGTTTGAGCCAGATTTGCCATTCagcaacttcaaaatctcactgttttaTAAACAGAAATAATGGTTTTatagttattttatcaaacactttctaagtaacataaaaattagaaaaaaataaagggagaagaagaaagagaaaaagagtatttatttcatgtacatacttTTCTTGCCTTCGAGCAGGGTTCAAgttggattcgatctgagtcaagttgagctagggcctgctcgaactcattttcaagctgaAAAAATCAGCTTAACTCGGATCGAACTGAGTCggattgagctttttcaagttaggtcgagctagctcggtttgtgtacacccctagtcctaACTGGGTTTTGATAGGGATGATCCTTGGGATGTACGGTGAACACAAGGAATACtggatgcacggtttggattcgaCATACACATCACGGATGGGCCCCATACAGTGCATGGGATCATCCAGTCTTGTGATGTCAACCGTTGCCTGTTTTTATCTTGTCGGGCCTTTGTTGGTAGAGACACCGTACGGATGGTATCGACCGAAATGCGTACTGAgatactcagtacactcttatcgtactgagtaaactctgttgagccCACCGGGAATGGATGttgcttatccacgccgtccatccgtttttccagccatACCccgggaaacagtgggaatagtgatttccaccgttgaagctGTTCTagcccccacagtgatgtttgtttttaatccaacctgttcataagatttttaaaaacagggatgaagggaaaacacaaatttaaacttgatccaaaacttccgttgcCCTCAAGAAAATTTCaaaggtagacattcaattcacactatttcccgtggtgtggtacatttgagccttggatatgctttatttttctgtttcaagccctaaaattatctgataaaatggatggaaggaatggataagatacataaataaatcaggatggaccccacagagtttagtcaATACGCTTAGCTCAGCGTAGTGAGTAAcactacgcaatctgcttcccgaACCGTTCAATCAAAGGGCCATCTTCCAACAGAGGTATAGGttaatccaaaattcaggtggggcacaccgcAGAGAACAGTTGGGATGtggactcccaccattaaaaactactcaCATTATGTAGTGGCCCATCATCtttgtatattccatccaatccattcataagatgcgTCCAGCCAGGATGAATGAACGCCCCAaagatcaggccattccaaaactcagatggaccacacaatgcGATTTTATAGATTTTAGACATAATGTTTACATGGTGTGGCTTGATTTCTGtatctgcctattttttttatatattttttttatccaaGGAGAACAAGAGATGGTAGATATGATgtacggattggatgtcacaaaaacATTGCAGTGGTTCACACACAACGCAttataggttaagcttaacctgtGGTGAACAAACAATCTACTTAGCACTTTAAAAATCTCAgctctaaccatccatttccccTACCAAAGGAAAGAACAGCTTCTTCGATCGTCGGCGGCGGCCAGATTTCCCGGCATGATACAGGCTGGTACAGGCAAAGAAATTCAAACGCGACCATCCAAATCACACAAGGAATCCGACTATGGTTTTTGCCCGGCGTGGCTGAGATTTCGGTGATGTTGACGCCGGAGCCCGGAGAAACCCGGTTTGGGATGGACATCAAGCGGACTGAAGAGGTAAGAATAAGATCGTAGTTCAAACAcgaaaactcgactcgactcgaagcctagttgagttgagtcgactcaaaaaCTCGGGTGAGTTTCTGGATAACTCGttcgatttttttcaatttttttttaaagtattattaaatatttaaaagtatAAATAATCTCGGATTCGTGTTTTTCTCGAGTTTGGCCAAGCTATGACCAGATTGAGTTTTTTCTAAAGTCTGGGTGAAATCTAGTcaaatcaagtggggcccacctccccTCAACCATCATCAACATGGAAGCTATGCTGTGCTTTTTTTGCCCCACATCAACTTACAGCCATTGATACCAgaatccatcatgcagggcttcATCTGCATCTACTCAGTGTCCAAGGGACTGGCAGCGGACCGGGCTGGTCTTAAAGAGCTACGTGAGCAAGCGGCTGCTGCGGGCCGGCTCGTGGTAATCGCCCGGCTGGAAGGGAAGAGCCTCATGCCATCCACCGTCTCCTCAGCCGGCCTCATACATTGCTGCGACCACAACGACGTGAAGGAGACACTCGCCTCTGCTATCGAACGGATGGATGGGATCCACCTTCACATCATGGCATGCTCCGGTCAAAATTCCGCTCGGCCTACTCAGGTGACCGGCCTTGCCACCCTTAAGTTTCCAGCAGAAGAATCTTGCCCTATAATGGCCACCAGCTTTGTTCAAACCACAACCGTTGGTGAAATGATGGCCCACACAGCTACCTAGCCTGACCAAGTGCATGTATGTATAGAGGAATAATCACCGTTGGATGTAATAATGAATACTTGAGCAGTGGTTACCTACCACTTGCAACGTACGAAAAATAACGGTGATGAATAAAACTGTTTTCTTTGAACAGTGGTTACTTTcgaagtggattgtccatcatgtggggtccacttttaatATTCACCATTCATTTGTGGGgtgcaccttctatgtggatcatgtggcccacttcggatatgggtcatctatcatgggaccttggatgtggaccatccattagatggggctcacttgatgtggactgtccatgaCGAGGGGcctcactttgatgtgggccatccatcatgtgaagcccagtCCGTTCATTATGTGGTCCCACcttaatatggaccattcattgtgtgggggccccaccttcaatatgggtcgttcatcatgtgggcccacctttgatgtcaaccaaccattatgtgagcccaccttcaatgaccatcatctatcatgtgggttccacctttgatgtggattgcccatcaaatggggcccacttgatgtggatgttTTGTTATGTTAGGCTAcactttgatgtaggtcatccatcatgtagggcccatcttTAATGTGAATTGTTCATTATGTGCGCCCACCTTGACGTGGACCATACATTATGTGGGGTTCACATTGTGGGGTCattcatcatgaggggcccacctttgatgtccaccatccatcatatgggtcccacctttgttgtggaccatctaccatgcggggcccacttgatattgatagtccatcatgtgaggccacatcttgatccgagccatccatcatcTAGGTCCTATCTTtgccgtccatcatgtgaagctcaacctttaatatgggtcattcatcatgtgggctcacctttTATGTCAACCTTCCATTATATGGTCCCAcgttcaatgtccaccatccatcatgtgggtcccacctttgatgtagaccatctatCTGggaaggcccacttgatgtggatcgtccatcatgtggggctacacTTTGATGCAGcctatccatcatgtgaggctcaccttTGATTTGACTGTAcattatgtgagcccacctttaatgtagatTATTCATCATGGGGGGCCTCACCTTCAATAAATGCTGTTCTTCCCATGTGCCTACCTGGAAGAAATTGTAAAGAGGAGAAGAAGGCAAGTTAGAAATCACTTTGAAAGTTTAAGAATAAACTTGTTTAATAAAAGACAAAATATGCCCATTCACTTATACCAAATaagctctctttttttctttttcctttttttaacttttttcttttttctttttcaagtaaCTCCTCCCAACTTATGAATTTGGAACTTATTTTCTACTTTGCAaatagtttattattattattattattattattattaatttatataAATGAGCTAATAAGCTCTCATTTGTAGAGATGCCGAACACACGGCCATACTAACATAGAATTGAATTTCCATACATACCCTTACTTACGGGTGATAATGGGTCAAGTCTGCATGTGGGATGACTACCTCGAACCATTTCTAAGGGGAGTTTAACCTAAGGTAGATGGCCCATGGATTGGGCTTTAGGTCAGAAATGTGGTTTGTTTATCTAAATGGGTCAGGCTCTAGTTCAACCGCACTGGTACCTAATTCAACCTGCCATATAATTTATCAAAGGATTGGATCAGGTGACCCGAGTCAAAACTTAAAACAAATCAATTACTGATAGGTATGATATTTTCATTGACTATCATAACAAGActtttaaaaatgaaatttataTTTAAACAGTGCTCGTGAAAATCTTGAGAAGAAATCAACATTAGCTAcatcatcattttcttttctcctctttttctactATCCTAGGTAGGCCTTATCATAAATGAATATGCCCTCATAAATTTTTTATAGCCTTGGTTGTATTGTAAGGAGCTCACATGACAA is a genomic window of Magnolia sinica isolate HGM2019 chromosome 15, MsV1, whole genome shotgun sequence containing:
- the LOC131227694 gene encoding uncharacterized protein LOC131227694 isoform X1; this translates as MPMDSCFSAPSEDEMGSVRTLVGVKQVKQGMPETDWDESMPLPGDIIEGVAEEDGEDRFVPAKVRSELRSQLAKLNRQVEVVWVKVRRGGGTLKLRVRVVPDGCAKLQRRFTIRALSDDRHVAVLGDLTLEQCVELQEMSRKVVNVDRGGFPKKGVKYDWKKKVGTYLPDPQCSVISSILFMPFPSEYGIEPTTRRSMAWLSAAVSSGVPLIFVNIQTDQIVTSERTASSIVGGGQISRHDTGWYRQRNSNATIQITQGIRLWFLPGVAEISVMLTPEPGETRFGMDIKRTEEGFICIYSVSKGLAADRAGLKELREQAAAAGRLVVIARLEGKSLMPSTVSSAGLIHCCDHNDVKETLASAIERMDGIHLHIMACSGQNSARPTQVTGLATLKFPAEESCPIMATSFVQTTTVGEMMAHTAT
- the LOC131227694 gene encoding uncharacterized protein LOC131227694 isoform X2, which gives rise to MRMDSCFSAPSEDEMGSVRTLVGVKQVKQGMPETDWDESMPLPGDIIEGVAEEDGEDRFVPAKVRSELSSYLGKLNKQVEVVWVKVRRGGGTLKLRARVVPDGCSKLQRRFTIRAFSDDRHVALLGDLTLEQCAELQEMSRKVVNVDRGGFPKKGVKYDWKKKVGTYLPDPQCSVISSILFMPFPSEYGIEPTTRRSMAWLSAAVSSGVPLIFVNIQTDQIVTSERTASSIVGGGQISRHDTGWYRQRNSNATIQITQGIRLWFLPGVAEISVMLTPEPGETRFGMDIKRTEEGFICIYSVSKGLAADRAGLKELREQAAAAGRLVVIARLEGKSLMPSTVSSAGLIHCCDHNDVKETLASAIERMDGIHLHIMACSGQNSARPTQVTGLATLKFPAEESCPIMATSFVQTTTVGEMMAHTAT
- the LOC131227694 gene encoding uncharacterized protein LOC131227694 isoform X3, with the translated sequence MPMDSCFSAPSEDEMGSVRTLVGVKQVKQGMPETDWDESMPLPGDIIEGVAEEDGEDRFVPAKVRSELRSQLAKLNRQVEVVWVKVRRGGGTLKLRVRVVPDGCAKLQRRFTIRALSDDRHVAVLGDLTLEQCVELQEMSRKVVNVDRGGFPKKGVKYDWKKKVGTYLPDPQCSVISSILFMPFPSEYGIEPTTRRSMAWLSAAVSSGVPLIFVNIQTDQIVTSGFICIYSVSKGLAADRAGLKELREQAAAAGRLVVIARLEGKSLMPSTVSSAGLIHCCDHNDVKETLASAIERMDGIHLHIMACSGQNSARPTQVTGLATLKFPAEESCPIMATSFVQTTTVGEMMAHTAT